The bacterium genome contains a region encoding:
- the lipM gene encoding Octanoyltransferase LipM has product MTDRVLEWWPAAPAPAFGPAPQQRLHVLRNLAADEAALLRLASADRALLRAYCNPPSVILGLSRRRHQDVHVAACEARGIPVLRRASGGGTVVHDPFVVNFAWVLPWSWLPGCHLRSLADNATEEILACLIAALRSYGLGAQQTRISDVSIGRPPRKVAGSGQMRKVEGLMHHISLLVDLNLPLMEEVLPIPHDRPGLPHRQFVTSLKAAGVGRQYAWGHNASNGLGWVKVLLDLEERVLSATCRQFGSTFRPLSASDIALLGETGEALIASKYGEQSWIERL; this is encoded by the coding sequence ATGACTGATCGGGTCCTGGAATGGTGGCCGGCTGCCCCGGCACCCGCGTTTGGTCCGGCTCCGCAGCAACGCCTCCATGTGCTGCGGAATCTGGCCGCCGATGAGGCCGCATTGTTACGGCTGGCCAGCGCCGACCGGGCGCTGTTGCGGGCGTACTGCAATCCGCCATCGGTCATCCTGGGCTTGTCGCGTCGACGGCACCAGGATGTCCATGTTGCGGCGTGTGAGGCCCGGGGGATCCCGGTGCTGCGTCGTGCCAGCGGCGGGGGGACCGTCGTGCATGACCCGTTTGTCGTGAACTTCGCCTGGGTGCTCCCCTGGTCCTGGCTGCCGGGATGCCATCTGCGAAGTCTGGCCGACAACGCGACCGAGGAAATCCTGGCCTGTCTCATCGCGGCGCTGCGGTCGTATGGGCTGGGGGCGCAACAGACGCGCATCAGTGATGTCAGCATAGGACGTCCACCGCGTAAGGTGGCGGGGTCGGGGCAGATGCGGAAGGTCGAGGGACTGATGCACCACATCAGCCTGCTGGTCGACCTGAATCTCCCCCTGATGGAAGAAGTACTGCCGATTCCTCATGATCGTCCGGGCCTCCCGCATCGGCAGTTCGTGACCTCGCTGAAAGCGGCAGGCGTTGGACGTCAGTACGCCTGGGGACATAATGCGAGTAACGGGTTGGGATGGGTGAAGGTGCTACTGGACCTGGAGGAGCGGGTGTTATCCGCTACCTGTCGTCAATTTGGGTCGACTTTCCGCCCGTTGAGTGCATCGGATATCGCGCTGCTGGGGGAGACCGGGGAAGCGCTGATAGCGTCTAAATATGGCGAACAGAGCTGGATCGAACGGCTGTAG